The genomic DNA AGGCGCAGCAGGTGGAACTACAGGCGCTGGCTGCGGACGTTTGCGAATTGTGGTTGTCTGCTTAGGTTGAGCTGGTTTTGGCTTCGGCACCACTACTTCCGGCAAGGTGGGAGTCACAATGGGCGCAGGCATTACAGGGGCAGGAGTCGCCTGATGCAGCCGTTCGAAGATGTCTCCGTACTTAGACTCCAGCGTTGGCTCAGGAACTGCGGGTTCTGCTACGGATGGCTCTGGGCTAGGAGCGATCGCGGGTTCTGAAGATTCGGCGCTAGGTGCTACTTCTGGAGACTCGATCGCTGGGGGTGCAGCGGTTGGCGCAGAAGAACTAGGGGCTGGCTTCTGAAAGCGATTAAAGAAACCACCAGGCTTGGCCGTTGCTTTAGGTTCTACGGGAGCAGGTGCAGCTTCAGGAATAGGGGCAGGCTCCGTGACAGAACTTTCGGGTGCCACCTGATCCACTGAAGGTGCCACTGGTTCTGGTACGGGTGCCTCGATAACCTCAGGCAGGCTCGGGGCTACCGTTGGAGTGGGCGCGGCAGGAGCTAAACCACGAAAACGATTAAAGAACCCGCCTGGTTTAGATTCAGTTGGTTGAGCTTTGGTTTTCTCTTCTAGAGAAGGCGTTGCAGATGGCGTTTCGGCGTCAACTGGCGTTGGCTCAGTCGTTTCTGTGGGTGCTGGCTCGGCTGCTGGAGATTCTATGACTGGCGCAAGGCTAGGAGCAGGCGATCGCAGATTGAAGAAGCCTGTTGGTTTTGCACTTTCAGGGCTTTCAGTCTGGGTCGGCTTCTCAGCAGCTTCCGGCGATGCAGTAGGAATTGCAGCAGAAGTTGGCTCTGTGTCACTAGAACTCTCTGAGGCTGGAGCTTCTAGCAAGTCTGGCAAAGTAGGCACAGCACTAGGCACTGGAATGACAGGGCTAGGTGCTGAACGGCGGAAGCGGTTGAAAAAACCACCTGGTTTTGGCTTTGCAGTCTCTAAAGGCTCTGTTGGGACTACTGGTGATTCTGTCTCCTCTTTGGTTATGGAGGAAGGAGCCGTTTCCTCTAGAGAGGGCGCGATCGCGGGTTCGGGCTGAATTTCTGGAAGAGTCTCAGGCTCTGGAGCCTCAATCACTTCTGGCTTGCTTCTAGGGATGAAGTTGGGCTTGGGGGTGGTGTAAATCGGTTCAGTCGGGGTCCGGAAGCGATTGAAGTAGCCACCTGGTTTGAGTGCTTCTGGTTGCTGAATCTGAGGTGGAACTGAAACAGGGGGTTGGCTGGCCTTCGGCTCAGGCAGAGTTTCGGTAAAAGGCGTAGGAGTAAATTGCTCTTCTGGTTGCTCCTCTGCTGGCCGCTCCTCTGCTGGCTGCTCCTCTAGCTCCTCTAAGGGTTGCTCCTCTACAAATTCGGGGAACGTGGGAGCTTTGACCGCAGGGCTGGGAACTGGCGCGATCGCTTTAGGTCCAGGAGCGGGGGTTTCCGACTTATAGTTCGGGTCAACAATGCCACGCGCTTGTTCTGCGGTGATCTCTCCTCGGACTAGCTTAGACAGCGTATCTTGGCCGTTGAGGTCGTAAGTGATCAACCGCACCGTATTGTTAAAGGCGTTCTCGATCGGCTTGCCCTTCTCATCGAGCAACTCTAGCTGTACCCAGTTTTTACCAGGCTGAAAACCCTTGAGATAGAGTGGCTGCCAGCGATCGAAGATGAAACTCTCGCCATTAATAGTGCAGCGAATCCGCCAGTCAGAGATATCATCATCGTCTTCTTCCTGGGCTACCAAATGTAAAGGCGCATTGGTGAGGTAGAAATCGAGCATGATCGGCTCGGCCCCATAGTCTCCTTTAGGGCGGCTATAAGTTAGCAGCGGCTGTTCCAGAGCAGGCGTATTTTCTTGGGTCTTAGTAAAAACATGAAAAGTAGTCTGGGCGTAGGCTCCTTCATTCTTGAAGCTTTCATGCCAAGGGCGAGAAGCAAAGACTCGTAGAGTATGGGTTCCGGGTGCTACATCTTTCAAGACCAAAGGTTGCTCAGCGTTATAAACAGCCTCATAAGGCTCATTGTCTAAAATCACATGTAAATGTGGCCCTAGGCCCAGTTGAGCATCTTTGAACAGAGGTAAATCTGTAACTTGGAACCGCACCGGTACAGTGTTGTCTTGCAGCACCTCACTGGGGCGAGGGCTAAGAATCGAGACTTGAGGCTGATACTTTTCTAAGCTTTGCCGCAGTGTTTGAATGACTTCCGGCGGAGAAACTTCTGAGATTTTGCCTGCTTTCCCGACAAGTTGAGGAGATCCAGCGGGACCAGGGAGTCGCGCTTCGGAGCGATCGCCACAGCTTACTAGGCCCACCACCAAACTAACTGCTACTAGGAATGAAACGAAACCTTTAGCAGCACACCGCCAATTCATCACAAACACGCAGCAATACTCCTAAGCGATCGACATCAAAAATCTTTACGCAAATCATTCCTAAGGAACTAAGCGAAAAAGGCTTTAACTCCCCGATTGCACCTCAGTTGAGTATGAGTCATTCCGGAGTTACAGCACGATATTACTCTAAGGCTTAAGACTATATTCCCAGGTCTTGGCCTTGGAAAGAAGCCATTTTTCTTGCTTTTCAGCCATTTTCGTAGACTTTGAGCGCAACTTCAGTCTAGGGGCTGACCTGCCAAAGGAGTCTCCAGAAGCAATCACTTTCTTACACTTCATGGCGCTGTGTGAACTTATGCAAATCTCCTTGACATTTGACCCAGCATCACAAAACGCCAAGCTCAGACCCACTCCTGCTTTAGACAACTTGAATTATTGTTAACTGCTTCGTAAACACACCGTAAGGCAAGCCTATAATTCACCTTGAAGCTCCCCTCAGGCACTCCGCATCATATTTCAACCTCTCGCGGGATGATAATGACAGCGATTGCATTCTTTTCTGAATCCCAAATTCAGATGGGGTTACAAAGCTTAGTTCAGGTCTCATAAATCTGGATTCAGCATCTGTAACGGTTCAGAAAAGGGCTCTAGGTGAATTCACAACACCTCTGAGGGTGGGAGATTCCTCGTTCCTTGTCTAAAGAGAGGAGAGTCTCAATGGCAGTTAGTCCACAGGAGCGAGAGGCTAAAGCAAGGGTGGTCGTTGACAAAGACCCAGTTCCTACTTCTTTTCAGAAGTGGGCGCAACCAGGGCACTTTGACCGGACCCTCGCTCGAGGACCCAAAACCACTACTTGGATTTGGAATCTTCATGCCCTCGCTCACGATTTTGATAGTCATACTAGTGACTTAGAAGACGTATCCCGTAAAATCTTCAGTGCTCACTTTGGCCACCTGGCTGTAGTGTTCATCTGGCTCAGCGGGATGTATTTTCATGGCGCTCGCTTTTCAAACTATGAAGCTTGGCTGGCTAACCCTCTAGGCGTTAAACCTAGCGCTCAAGTGGTTTGGCCGATTTTTGGCCAAGAAATTTTGAATGCAGACGTAGGCGGCGGTTTCCAAGGTATTCAAATCACCTCTGGTTTCTTCTATCTCTGGCGCGCTGCTGGCTTTACTAATACCTACCAGCTATATGTCACCGCTATTGGTGGTCTGGTAGCAGCTGCTCTGATGCTGTTTGCTGGCTGGTTCCACTACCACAAACGGGCTCCAAAGCTGGAGTGGTTCCAAAACGTTGAGTCTATGCTCAACCACCACTTGGCTGGTCTATTCGGTTTGGGCTCGCTGTCTTGGGCTGGTCACCAAATCCACGTAGCGCTGCCTATCAACGCCTTGCTAGATGCAGGTGTTCCAGCTGATCAGATTCCTCTGCCCCACGAGTTCATCCTGAACTCCAACTTAATGGCAGAGATTTTCCCTAGCTTTGCTAAGGGTCTAACTCCTTTCTTCACCTTGAACTGGGGTGAGTATGCAGACTTCCTGACCTTCAAAGGCGGTCTGAATCCAGTGACAGGTGGTTTATGGCTGACTGATACTGCCCATCACCATTTGGCGATCGCAGTTCTGTTCTTGATTGCTGGTCACCAGTACCGCACCAACTGGGGTATCGGCCACAGCATCAAGACCATTCTCGAAAACCATAAGGGTCCCTTTACTGGCGAAGGCCACAAGGGTCTTTACGAAAACCTGACCACTTCTTGGCACGCTCAACTGTCAATCAACCTAGCAATGGTTGGTTCCTTGAGCATCATCGTGGCTCAGCACATGTATGCGATGCCTCCGTACCCCTACATGGCGACGGATTACGCGACGCAGCTTTCAATCTTTACTCACCACATGTGGATCGGTGGCTTCTTCATCGTCGGTGGAGCTGCTCACGCTGCAATCTTCATGGTGCGTGACTACGACCCAGTCGTAAATCAAAACAACCTCCTAGATCGTGTCCTGCGTCATCGGGATGCCATCATTTCTCACCTCAACTGGGTGTGCATTTTCTTGGGCCTCCACAGCTTCGGTCTGTACGTTCATAACGACACGATGCGGGCTTTGGGTCGTCCTCAAGATATGTTCTCGGATTCTGCAATTCAGTTGCAGCCTATCTTTGCTCAGTGGATCCAAAATGTTCACACCTTAGCTCCAGGTGGTACTGCTCCCAACGCGCTGGCTCCAGCTAGTTATGCGTTTGGTGGTGGGGCTGTTGCTGTCGGCGGCAAGGTCGCAATGATGCCAATCGCATTGGGTACGGCGGACTTCATGGTTCACCACATCCATGCGTTCACAATCCACGTGACTGTCTTGATCCTGCTCAAGGGCGTACTATTCGCTCGCGGATCTCGCCTAGTTCCTGACAAAGCCAACCTAGGCTTCCGTTTCCCTTGCGACGGTCCTGGTCGTGGCGGCACCTGCCAGGTTTCTGGTTGGGACCATGTCTTCCTAGGTTTGTTCTGGATGTACAACTCTCTCTCCATTGCTATCTTCCACTTCAGCTGGAAAATGCAATCGGATGTGTGGGGTACTGTGAATCCTGATGGCACCGTGTCTCATGTCACGGGTGGCAACTTTGCTCAAAGTGCAATCACGATCAACGGCTGGTTGCGTGACTTCCTCTGGGCACAAGCTTCTCAGGTCATTCAGTCCTACGGTACAGCACTGTCTGCTTATGGCTTGCTGTTCCTCGGCGCTCACTTTGTTTGGGCATTCAGCCTGATGTTCCTGTTCAGCGGTCGCGGCTACTGGCAAGAACTGATTGAGTCTATTGTTTGGGCTCACAACAAACTGAAAGTGGCTCCTTCTATCCAGCCTCGTGCTTTGAGCATCATTCAAGGTCGTGCGGTAGGGGTAGCTCACTTCCTCCTGGGAGGAATTGCCACAACCTGGGCATTCTTCCTAGCTCGATCAATTTCGATAGGATAAGGGCGAGGAGGACACCCTAAAACTATGGCAACTAAATTCCCTAAATTTAGCCAGGACCTCGCTCAAGATCCGACCACACGTCGGATTTGGTACGGGATCGCGACGGCTCACGACTTTGAAAGCCATGACGGCATGACAGAGGAAAATCTTTACCAAAAGATTTTCGCTTCCCACTTCGGTCACTTGGCAATCATCTTCCTGTGGACTTCTAGCCTCCTGTTCCACGTCGCCTGGCAAGGTAACTTCGAAACCTGGATCAAAGATCCACTCAATGTCCGTCCCATTGCTCACGCGATTTGGGACCCTCACTTTGGCCAACCTGCCATTGATGCGTTCACTCAAGGTGGCGCTTCTGGCCCGGTTAACGTTGCTTACTCTGGGGTTTACCACTGGTGGTACACCATCGGGATGCGTACTAACGGCGACCTTTACCAAGGTTCCGTGTTCCTACTCATTCTCTCTGCGATCTTCTTGTTCGCAGGTTGGTTGCACCTCCAGCCCAAGTTCCGTCCTAGCCTCTCTTGGTTCAAGAATGCTGAATCTCGCCTGAACCACCACCTGGCTGGTTTGTTCGGTGTTAGCTCTCTGGCTTGGACTGGTCACTTGGTTCACGTTGCAATCCCCGAATCTCGTGGACAGCACGTGGGTTGGGATAACTTCTTGACCACTCTGCCTCACCCAGAAGGTCTGCGTCCCTTCTTCACAGGTAACTGGGGTGTTTATGCAGAAAATCCAGACAGTGCTCAGCACTTGTTTGGTACCTCCGAAGGTGCGGGTAACGCAATTCTGACTTTCTTGGGTGGCTTCCATCCTCAGACTCAGTCCTTGTGGCTGACTGATATGGCTCACCACCACCTAGCGATCGCAGTGATTTTCATCATTGCGGGTCACCAGTACCGCACCAACTTCGGTATTGGTCACAACATCAAAGACATGCTGAATGCCAAGAACTTCTTTGGCGCTAGAACTGAAGGTCAAGGTAACTTGCCTCACCAAGGCTTGTACGACACCTACAACAACTCTCTGCACTTCCAATTAGGCATTCACCTGGCAGCGCTAGGAACCGTGCTTTCTCTGGTGGCGCAGCACATGTATGCGATGCCTCCTTACGCCTTCATGGCTAAGGACTTCACCACTCAGGCGGCTCTGTACACCCATCACCAGTACATTGCAGGCTTCTTCATGATTGGTGCGTTCGCTCACGGCGCTATCTTCTGGGTTCGTGACTACGATCCAGATCAGAACAAAGGCAACGTGCTCGATCGCGTCCTCCGTCACAAAGAAGCAATCATCTCTCACCTGAGCTGGGTTTCTCTCTTCCTGGGCTTCCACACCCTGGGTCTATACGTCCACAACGACGTAGTAGTTGCTTTCGGTACTCCTGAAAAGCAAATCCTGATTGAGCCTGTATTCGCTCAGTTCATTCAGGCTTCTCACGGTAAGGCTCTCTATGGCTTCAACACTCTGCTATCCAATGCAGATAGTGTTGCTTCCAATGCTGGCGCTACTTACCTACCTGGTTGGCTCGATGCCATCAACAGCGGCACCAACTCCCTCTTCTTGACCATCGGTCCTGGCGACTTCCTAGTTCACCATGCGATCGCTCTGGGTCTGCACGTTACGACCCTGATTTGCGTCAAGGGTGCGTTGGATGCTCGCGGTACTAAGCTGATGCCCGATAAAAAGGACTTTGGCTTTACCTTCCCTTGCGACGGTCCCGGACGGGGCGGCACTTGCCAAACCTCTGCTTGGGAACAGTCGTTCTACCTTGCTGTTTTCTGGATGCTGAACACCCTGGGTTGGGTTACCTTCTACTGGCACTGGAAGCATCTGGCTGTATGGCAGGGTAACGTAGCTCAGTTTAATGAGTCTTCTACTTACCTCATGGGCTGGCTGCGCGATTACCTCTGGCTGAACTCTGCTCAGTTGATCAATGGGTACAACCCCTATGGCATGAACAACCTAGCAGTCTGGTCGTGGATGTTCCTCTTTGGACACCTGGTTTGGGCAACTGGTTTCATGTTCTTGATCTCCTGGAGAGGTTACTGGCAAGAATTGATCGAAACCTTGGTTTGGGCGCACGAGCGTACTCCTCTAGCTAACCTGGTTCGCTGGAAAGATAAGCCTGTTGCTCTATCCATCGTTCAAGGCTGGTTGACTGGTCTAATCCACTTCACGGTTGGCTACGTCCTCACCTACGCTGCTTTCCTCATCGCCTCCACTGCTAGCAAGTTCGGTTAATCTTTACCGATTGACTCTCGCGTTAGCTGTATAGGTCAAACGAACTCCTCTGCCGCAAGGTGGGGGAGTTTTGTTATGGCTAGTTTTTTCAGCTACTCTCAAAGGAATGTGTCACGCTTATCAATCTGCAAGCCCCCTAAATCCCCCCTTCTGGGATGCCCGATAGGGCTTTATTCTGGGGGACTTTGACTCTTGTTCCCCCCAAATTTGGGGGGCTAGGGAGGCCTGGTTCGGAACGCTTTCGTTGTATGAAACAGCCCTGCGATTTTGGGGGACTAGGGGGCGAAAATGGCGGCAAGTTAACGATGGCTCTCAACTTCAACTTGCTGACACATCTCCAGGACTGGACAAGTAGAACAACGAGGGCGATCGCCTGTACAAATATGTTTGCCAAAGGGCACCAGTAATCGATTGATTTCAATCCAGTAGTCAGAGGGTAATTGCTTCTCTAGCGCCGCCAAAGTTTTCTCTGGAGTGCGGGTGTGGACGTAGCCCCAGCGATTGGTAACGCGATGGACGTGAATATCCACACTGATGTAAGGCTGATTGCCAGCAATGCCCAAAACCAGATGAGCGCATTTAGGGCCAACGCCATTAAAAGAAAGCAAGGTGTTGAGGTCGCAGGGGAGAACGCCATTATGTTCTTCTACCGCTTGTTGGGCGATCGCGTGAATTTGGGGCGCTTTGCCTTCGTGAAAAGTGGAGTCGCTGATGAGTTGGTCAATTTCGGCAATCGTGAGTTGGCTGACTTCAGCAGGAGTCCGAGCTTGCTGAAACAGGCGGCGAGACACAGGTAAGGTTGTTTCGTCACGGGTGCGAATCGAGATCATGCAAGCGATTAGCAACTCAAAGACGGAGTTGTAGCCCTCTTCAGCAAGTTCAAACAAAGCTGCTTTTGGGAAGGGTTCTACAGCTTGCCAAATCTGTGCGAGCGCGATGTCAATCTCAAATGGTTGCTTCTGGCTCATAGCATTCTCCCTCACACCCTCTATGCTTTTCAGGGTAGATCAGCGATCGCCTTTATGGAGCTTGCCAAGGCTAAACTAAAAGTGAAACCACCCTCGCGAATTGTATGGTTCTGGAGCTTCGCTTATTAACGGTGCAAGACTATCACCGGATGACAGAAACCGGGATTCTGGATGCTGAGGAACGGGTTGAATTAATTGCAGGGCAAATTGTTCGGATGGCAGCGAAAGGAACCGCCCACAGTGCGGCAGTGACTCGCGTTGAATTATTGTTGCGAAGCTGCTTAGGGCATCAAGTGTTATTGCGGCTGCAAGACCCAATCCAGCTAGATAACTATTCTGAGCCAGAGCCAGATATTGCGGTTGTCAAGCTTAACTCGCACTATTACGAAGATCATCACCCCAGACCATCGGATGTGTATTTAGTGATTGAGGTAGCGGATACAACGCTTCAGCGTGACCTGAAGACTAAAGCACTCCTCTATGCTCAATCGGGCATTCCTGACTACTGGGTGCTGGATATTAACGATCGCCAATTGCATGTGTTTCGTTCGCCCAGTTCTAGCGGTTATCAGCAAGAGTTAATTTTGGCAGAGGCGATGAATGTGGCTCCGCTAGCCTTCCCCAATTGTGCGATCGCGGTGCGAGAGATGCTGTCGTCGGTTCAGTGATGGTTCTTGCTCCAGTCAAATGCTAGAGCTAGGCTTCGGCTTGCTGAGTTTGAATCTCTTTCAGCAACTGGTCATCGGAGTAGGAGTTTTCCCAGTCGCCTTGTAGCTCTAGCCGTACTGATTGCGCTCCACCGCTCGGAGTACAGACGACTCGATAGGTGTCTTTGTCTTCGTTAATTTGCGCGGCTTCCTGTTTCTCGGCATTTTGGGAAAGCCCTGCATAAGCTTGAATACAGCTCCAGGTAATCCCCTCGGCATCGGTGACTTCTCTTGGCATGGCGTCTCATACTCAGCTTTACGGTTTGTAGAGAGAATTATGGCTGAGCGATCGCGTTAGGGGCTTCTATCACAGGCATGAAGCGGGTCTGTACCCTTAGTCGCTTTGTTAAGAAGCTTTTGCGACTTTGTACTTCTCAATTTCCGCGATCGGTAGAAGTAACGTATCTTCAATTTCTTGCCGCACTTCTCGACTGACGTAGCAATCGCTGTTGAGGCAATCAACCAATAACTCGTTCGCATCGCGATAATCATGTATTAGCTGTTGTTGCTCATCGCTAAAGTGCCAGTCATGCCCGATATTACAGTGTTCTGCTATTAAACTTTTTAATTCATTGAACCAATGGTTGCCATTAGTCCACCACCAGTTGAGAAACTCAATACTGACTTTACCGTTTCTAGAAAAGTTACAAAGTTCTTTATCTAATTTAGGTAATAATCTCCCAATGTCAGGATCGAGTTCGCAAGCAGTCTCAAGGGCTATATATAAACCTTTTTCAGGAGGAACAATATAAGATTCTGAATTCCTCTTCTTGATGTTTGAATATCTGCTTTCCAAAGTACTAGCTAGCCTTAAAGCATGACTAAGAGAATGCTCAAAAATTAGCCTAGAAGAAATATCATGAATAGATCGAAGGTTTTTGTCAATTCGCTTGGGGTATCTTAGAAATGAATTAAGGTCGTCAGGTAAGTTATATGCAACTCCACTACCGAAACCTATTTTGAAATAAAAAAATCGGACAGCAGCTGGTTTTAGAGTGTTATTGAAGGAAAAAGATTTTCTATTAATCCAGAAAAGAAAAGCTTGAAGTTGGTCTTCTTGAGCAATTAAAGCATCGATTCTTTTTTTCATGCATTTAAGCCAGTCATCAGCTTTTCTCATCATGCCTGTAGAAAGTAAAAAAACTTCCCGCCACCGTCTTTCAGTGATGTGAGTGATTAATTGGTCATATGAATTGCCAGAGACAATCTCTCTTGCTGCGAAGTACTCTTGAAAGGTTAAGTGAGAAAAAGAATAAATTCCTTTCGCTCGCTCTGCCAAGAGCCCATGCTGGCTCTCAATTGATTTTAATACCGCTTCACTGTTGAGTAGCAACGCTTCTGGATCTGTTTGAGCATCAGGTAAATTGCTAATGTAGTCAGCAATATAGATTTCGACAGTTTTTTTCTTGAAGAAATAATCCTTCTGCTGAAAAGTAGTGAGTGCAACTTGGCTAAGCAAATCTTCCTTGCGCTTCAGTGATAGCTGTTTGTAAACTTGGTCACGCTCAATGCGGCGACTAGTATCCCATTTACTTAATAAAACTCCTAATCCTCGCTCATATAACTCAGCTCGATTATTCGGGAATTCTAGTAATTCTTCAAATTCTAAACATAAAAGCGTTAGTAGTAGTGGATTGGTAGCTAACTCTTTAATTGGCTTATACTCTTCCAGCTTCTCAATTAGCTTTCTTGTTAAATCCTCAGCATTTTTAGGCTCTCGGCACCTGAACCAATTTTCAACAAAAGTATAAATCTGTTTATCATTAAAATCTGCGACTTCCACTTCCGTAAACTGCTGAAATGTGTATTCTTTGGCAGCGATTCGACACGTGACTACAAATTGATTTGCGTAAAACTGCTCAACAAATTCTCGAATTTGTCTTAGAATTCGCGTTGTGTCTTCCTCCCGTACCTCATCCAAACCATCTAACAGAATTAAAAATTTTCCTTGACAAATGAATGCTTGAAAGAATGCCGAATTGTATTGTTGAGATGAGGAATTATTCGTGTTGGTATGAACATCTGCTATCAATCGCTCTAGGTAGGCCAATAAATCTAGTTGATCCTCATCTTCTGCAAAATCCTTGAGAGTAATAAAGACGGGAATGCGATCAGCTTGAAAGTTGCTCTCAATACATTGCATCGCAAGGTATTTCAAAAAAGTACTCTTTCCTGCTCCTGGTTTGCCCAACACCATCAATTTTGAATAGCGTTCAACCGCTTCTAATCCTGGCACTCGTTTTTCAGCCACTCGACTCAAGCCAAAGCGATCGAACTCTTCGAGATCACACCCTTGCAACAACTCCTCAATCCCTAACCGCCTACGTCCCGTAATCTTCTCCAAAATATTGACGTTGGTATAAATCCCCTGCTCTCCTGTTAGCGCCACTGGGTGAGTCATATCCAGCACCCGCATCGTCCCGCAGCGCTCTTTGATCAGTGGCTTAATCTGCTCCCGCACCGCTTGCACCAGAGCATCAACATCATTACCTGCCTCATTTGGTTGAGTGTTGCCAGCAGGCTTCCATTTTTGAAATTGCTCAATCAAATAATCTTGTAGCTTTTGTAGTTTGACGGGGCCGCGTCCCCCAATCGCGAATTTTCCATAAATCTTGCCGAGTCTGGTGCTCAGCGCACTGTCAGAGATATGCAAGCTATCTGCAACTTCTTGCCGACTCTTGTTGCTTCCAAACAGCTCCGTCAATACCTCAGTTTCACCTAAAGACAGTTCTTTCTCACGGGCGATCTGG from Trichocoleus desertorum ATA4-8-CV12 includes the following:
- the psaA gene encoding photosystem I core protein PsaA; the protein is MAVSPQEREAKARVVVDKDPVPTSFQKWAQPGHFDRTLARGPKTTTWIWNLHALAHDFDSHTSDLEDVSRKIFSAHFGHLAVVFIWLSGMYFHGARFSNYEAWLANPLGVKPSAQVVWPIFGQEILNADVGGGFQGIQITSGFFYLWRAAGFTNTYQLYVTAIGGLVAAALMLFAGWFHYHKRAPKLEWFQNVESMLNHHLAGLFGLGSLSWAGHQIHVALPINALLDAGVPADQIPLPHEFILNSNLMAEIFPSFAKGLTPFFTLNWGEYADFLTFKGGLNPVTGGLWLTDTAHHHLAIAVLFLIAGHQYRTNWGIGHSIKTILENHKGPFTGEGHKGLYENLTTSWHAQLSINLAMVGSLSIIVAQHMYAMPPYPYMATDYATQLSIFTHHMWIGGFFIVGGAAHAAIFMVRDYDPVVNQNNLLDRVLRHRDAIISHLNWVCIFLGLHSFGLYVHNDTMRALGRPQDMFSDSAIQLQPIFAQWIQNVHTLAPGGTAPNALAPASYAFGGGAVAVGGKVAMMPIALGTADFMVHHIHAFTIHVTVLILLKGVLFARGSRLVPDKANLGFRFPCDGPGRGGTCQVSGWDHVFLGLFWMYNSLSIAIFHFSWKMQSDVWGTVNPDGTVSHVTGGNFAQSAITINGWLRDFLWAQASQVIQSYGTALSAYGLLFLGAHFVWAFSLMFLFSGRGYWQELIESIVWAHNKLKVAPSIQPRALSIIQGRAVGVAHFLLGGIATTWAFFLARSISIG
- the psaB gene encoding photosystem I core protein PsaB, which codes for MATKFPKFSQDLAQDPTTRRIWYGIATAHDFESHDGMTEENLYQKIFASHFGHLAIIFLWTSSLLFHVAWQGNFETWIKDPLNVRPIAHAIWDPHFGQPAIDAFTQGGASGPVNVAYSGVYHWWYTIGMRTNGDLYQGSVFLLILSAIFLFAGWLHLQPKFRPSLSWFKNAESRLNHHLAGLFGVSSLAWTGHLVHVAIPESRGQHVGWDNFLTTLPHPEGLRPFFTGNWGVYAENPDSAQHLFGTSEGAGNAILTFLGGFHPQTQSLWLTDMAHHHLAIAVIFIIAGHQYRTNFGIGHNIKDMLNAKNFFGARTEGQGNLPHQGLYDTYNNSLHFQLGIHLAALGTVLSLVAQHMYAMPPYAFMAKDFTTQAALYTHHQYIAGFFMIGAFAHGAIFWVRDYDPDQNKGNVLDRVLRHKEAIISHLSWVSLFLGFHTLGLYVHNDVVVAFGTPEKQILIEPVFAQFIQASHGKALYGFNTLLSNADSVASNAGATYLPGWLDAINSGTNSLFLTIGPGDFLVHHAIALGLHVTTLICVKGALDARGTKLMPDKKDFGFTFPCDGPGRGGTCQTSAWEQSFYLAVFWMLNTLGWVTFYWHWKHLAVWQGNVAQFNESSTYLMGWLRDYLWLNSAQLINGYNPYGMNNLAVWSWMFLFGHLVWATGFMFLISWRGYWQELIETLVWAHERTPLANLVRWKDKPVALSIVQGWLTGLIHFTVGYVLTYAAFLIASTASKFG
- a CDS encoding endonuclease III; its protein translation is MSQKQPFEIDIALAQIWQAVEPFPKAALFELAEEGYNSVFELLIACMISIRTRDETTLPVSRRLFQQARTPAEVSQLTIAEIDQLISDSTFHEGKAPQIHAIAQQAVEEHNGVLPCDLNTLLSFNGVGPKCAHLVLGIAGNQPYISVDIHVHRVTNRWGYVHTRTPEKTLAALEKQLPSDYWIEINRLLVPFGKHICTGDRPRCSTCPVLEMCQQVEVESHR
- a CDS encoding Uma2 family endonuclease, encoding MVLELRLLTVQDYHRMTETGILDAEERVELIAGQIVRMAAKGTAHSAAVTRVELLLRSCLGHQVLLRLQDPIQLDNYSEPEPDIAVVKLNSHYYEDHHPRPSDVYLVIEVADTTLQRDLKTKALLYAQSGIPDYWVLDINDRQLHVFRSPSSSGYQQELILAEAMNVAPLAFPNCAIAVREMLSSVQ
- a CDS encoding NACHT domain-containing NTPase, whose amino-acid sequence is MPFPREFLAQIAREKELSLGETEVLTELFGSNKSRQEVADSLHISDSALSTRLGKIYGKFAIGGRGPVKLQKLQDYLIEQFQKWKPAGNTQPNEAGNDVDALVQAVREQIKPLIKERCGTMRVLDMTHPVALTGEQGIYTNVNILEKITGRRRLGIEELLQGCDLEEFDRFGLSRVAEKRVPGLEAVERYSKLMVLGKPGAGKSTFLKYLAMQCIESNFQADRIPVFITLKDFAEDEDQLDLLAYLERLIADVHTNTNNSSSQQYNSAFFQAFICQGKFLILLDGLDEVREEDTTRILRQIREFVEQFYANQFVVTCRIAAKEYTFQQFTEVEVADFNDKQIYTFVENWFRCREPKNAEDLTRKLIEKLEEYKPIKELATNPLLLTLLCLEFEELLEFPNNRAELYERGLGVLLSKWDTSRRIERDQVYKQLSLKRKEDLLSQVALTTFQQKDYFFKKKTVEIYIADYISNLPDAQTDPEALLLNSEAVLKSIESQHGLLAERAKGIYSFSHLTFQEYFAAREIVSGNSYDQLITHITERRWREVFLLSTGMMRKADDWLKCMKKRIDALIAQEDQLQAFLFWINRKSFSFNNTLKPAAVRFFYFKIGFGSGVAYNLPDDLNSFLRYPKRIDKNLRSIHDISSRLIFEHSLSHALRLASTLESRYSNIKKRNSESYIVPPEKGLYIALETACELDPDIGRLLPKLDKELCNFSRNGKVSIEFLNWWWTNGNHWFNELKSLIAEHCNIGHDWHFSDEQQQLIHDYRDANELLVDCLNSDCYVSREVRQEIEDTLLLPIAEIEKYKVAKAS